Proteins encoded together in one Miscanthus floridulus cultivar M001 chromosome 16, ASM1932011v1, whole genome shotgun sequence window:
- the LOC136512232 gene encoding uncharacterized protein isoform X1 yields MRRPSSSSSPGIQRGRGRRNLGGAEGASGISSASVYRETFALRKNPCLCLICVLLEEKRSGGGFIELEGELGTETRSILKVARREMEKEARNHYHTRGSSRGGGGGTAAERDLLLQWGNRKRLRCVKVQRRDVEAAATAAAEKAQRRAAAAAAAAAQHHPTGHTHHRVLRNSEEFAIMKSPARQQQNNRIHTVASPDRECPGRGNNNNNGVPQTYPDDKKGSSSGSEGSIWPKFAITLSNREKEEDFLVFKGSKLPQRPKKRAKVIQRTVNFVCPGTWLCDLTLERYEVREKKVSKKRPRGLKAMHDMDSDSE; encoded by the exons ATGCGAaggccttcttcctcttcctcaccTGGCATCCAGAGaggaaggggaaggaggaacttgGGGGGCGCAGAGGGGGCGTCCGGAATTTCCTCTGCTTCCGTTTACCGTGAAACCTTTGCCTTAAGGAAGAATCCGTGCCTCTGCTTGATCTGTGTTCTTCTGGAGGAGAAGAGAAGCGGAGGAGGATTTATAGAGCTGGAAGGTGAATTGGGCACAGAGACGCGCAGTATTTTGAAGGTAG CTCGTCGCGAAATGGAGAAGGAGGCGAGGAACCACTACCACACGCGGGGCTcctcgcgcggcggcggcgggggcaccGCTGCGGAGCGTGACCTGCTGTTACAGTGGGGCAACCGGAAGCGCCTTCGCTGCGTCAAGGTGCAGCGCCGCGACGTcgaggccgccgccaccgcggccGCCGAGAAGGCCCAGCGCCGCGCCGCGGCCGCAGCTGCCGCAGCCGCCCAACACCACCCAACCGGTCACACCCACCACCGCGTTCTCAG GAACTCAGAAGAGTTTGCAATCATGAAATCGCCAGCACGGCAACAACAGAACAACAGGATCCACACGGTTGCTTCACCAGACAGGGAGTGCCCTGGTAGaggtaacaacaacaacaacggagTTCCACAGACCTATCCAGATGACAAGAAAGGCTCTTCGTCAGGGAGTGAGGGGTCCATCTGGCCGAAGTTTGCAATCACCCTATCAAACAGGGAAAAGGAAGAGGATTTCCTGGTGTTCAAAGGATCCAAGCTGCCTCAAAGACCCAAAAAAAGAGCCAAGGTCATCCAGAGAACTGTCAAT TTTGTATGCCCAGGAACGTGGCTATGTGACTTGACTCTTGAAAGATATGAAGTCCGAGAAAAGAAGGTTTCCAAGAAG CGCCCCAGGGGATTGAAAGCTATGCACGACATGGATAGTGACTCGGAATAA
- the LOC136512232 gene encoding uncharacterized protein isoform X2 encodes MEKEARNHYHTRGSSRGGGGGTAAERDLLLQWGNRKRLRCVKVQRRDVEAAATAAAEKAQRRAAAAAAAAAQHHPTGHTHHRVLRNSEEFAIMKSPARQQQNNRIHTVASPDRECPGRGNNNNNGVPQTYPDDKKGSSSGSEGSIWPKFAITLSNREKEEDFLVFKGSKLPQRPKKRAKVIQRTVNFVCPGTWLCDLTLERYEVREKKVSKKRPRGLKAMHDMDSDSE; translated from the exons ATGGAGAAGGAGGCGAGGAACCACTACCACACGCGGGGCTcctcgcgcggcggcggcgggggcaccGCTGCGGAGCGTGACCTGCTGTTACAGTGGGGCAACCGGAAGCGCCTTCGCTGCGTCAAGGTGCAGCGCCGCGACGTcgaggccgccgccaccgcggccGCCGAGAAGGCCCAGCGCCGCGCCGCGGCCGCAGCTGCCGCAGCCGCCCAACACCACCCAACCGGTCACACCCACCACCGCGTTCTCAG GAACTCAGAAGAGTTTGCAATCATGAAATCGCCAGCACGGCAACAACAGAACAACAGGATCCACACGGTTGCTTCACCAGACAGGGAGTGCCCTGGTAGaggtaacaacaacaacaacggagTTCCACAGACCTATCCAGATGACAAGAAAGGCTCTTCGTCAGGGAGTGAGGGGTCCATCTGGCCGAAGTTTGCAATCACCCTATCAAACAGGGAAAAGGAAGAGGATTTCCTGGTGTTCAAAGGATCCAAGCTGCCTCAAAGACCCAAAAAAAGAGCCAAGGTCATCCAGAGAACTGTCAAT TTTGTATGCCCAGGAACGTGGCTATGTGACTTGACTCTTGAAAGATATGAAGTCCGAGAAAAGAAGGTTTCCAAGAAG CGCCCCAGGGGATTGAAAGCTATGCACGACATGGATAGTGACTCGGAATAA
- the LOC136512632 gene encoding jacalin-related lectin 19-like encodes MHQPQRKMAVSKKLMKVGPWGGTGGHPWDDGGHSGIRSITMSYDRCMESISVEYDRDGRAVPGERHGGAAASHTTQIKLGYPDEYLTTVSGHYAPIAQGGSPVIRSLAFRTNQRAYGPFGAAEGTPFTFPVEGGVIVGFCGRSGWQLDAVGLYVAPLRPETMSDRVQKIGLMAYRAVWQRIGSQQGHEPVKQLNGIAQLTHKT; translated from the exons ATG CACCAACCTCAGAGGAAGATGGCGGTGTCGAAGAAGCTGATGAAGGTCGGCCCATGGGGTGGCACCGGGGGACACCCGTGGGACGACGGCGGCCACTCCGGCATCCGCAGCATCACCATGTCCTACGACCGGTGCATGGAATCCATCAGCGTGGAGTACGACAGGGACGGCCGGGCCGTCCCCGGTGAACGGCACGGAGGAGCCGCCGCCAGCCACACGACTCAG ATCAAGCTGGGCTACCCGGACGAGTACCTGACCACCGTGAGCGGGCACTACGCGCCGATCGCGCAGGGCGGCTCGCCGGTGATCCGCTCGCTGGCGTTCCGGACCAACCAGAGGGCGTACGGGCCGTTCGGCGCGGCGGAGGGCACGCCGTTCACGTTCCCGGTGGAGGGAGGCGTCATCGTCGGCTTCTGCGGGAGGAGCGGATGGCAGCTCGACGCCGTCGGCCTCTACGTCGCGCCGCTGCGCCCGGAGACCATGTCCGACAGGGTGCAGAAGATCGGCCTGATGGCTTACCGGGCGGTTTGGCAGCGGATCGGATCCCAGCAGGGGCATGAGCCGGTGAAGCAGCTGAACGGCATCGCGCAGCTTACTCACAAGACATAA
- the LOC136512633 gene encoding large ribosomal subunit protein eL28z-like has product MATVPGDLIWQVVRKNNSFLVKQFGNGNAKVQFTKEPNNLYNVHSYKHSGLANKKTVTIQPAAGKDSAVVLSTTKTKKQSTPAKLSHKSVMRKDFRKMAKAVKNQVSDNYYRPDLTKPALARLSSVYRSLQVAKSGVKKKNRQPKH; this is encoded by the exons ATGGCGACCGTTCCAGGGGATCTGATCTGGCAGGTTGTGAGGAAGAACAACTCCTTCCTTGTGAAGCAGTTTGGCAATGGCAATGCCAAGGTGCAGTTCACCAAGGAGCCCAACAACCTCTACAACGTCCACTCCTACAAGCACTCTG GCTTGGCCAACAAGAAGACCGTGACGATCCAGCCAGCTGCTGGAAAGGACTCGGCTGTGGTCCTCTCTACTACCAAGACCAAGAAGCAGAGCACACCTGCGAAGCTCAGCCACAAGTCTGTGATGCGCAAGGACTTCCGCAAGATGGCCAAGGCTGTGAAAAACCAG GTTAGCGACAACTACTACAGGCCTGATCTGACCAAGCCGGCTCTTGCTAGGCTGAGCTCAGTGTACCGCAGCCTCCAGGTTGCCAAGTCTGGtgtcaagaagaagaacaggcaGCCCAAGCACTAA